The following proteins are co-located in the Methanomassiliicoccales archaeon genome:
- the hisH gene encoding imidazole glycerol phosphate synthase subunit HisH, protein MPVSMAIADYGVGNLHSIRKALEICGAKPYIVRDMEELLGAECIVLPGVGAFDKAMERLLPVRDRLLERLEDATPCLGICIGMQILFESSQEGGSPGLGFYKGKVVRLKAERVPHMGWNSVRSEDRIMDGIPSPYFYFAHSYHGMPSEDITIGSTDYFGQVPTLFLKGNTYGTQFHPEKSSLSGMRFLRNFVDFAEACL, encoded by the coding sequence ATGCCAGTGAGCATGGCCATTGCCGACTACGGGGTGGGGAATCTGCATTCCATACGCAAGGCCTTGGAGATATGCGGGGCCAAGCCCTACATCGTTAGAGACATGGAGGAGCTGCTAGGAGCGGAGTGCATCGTGCTCCCAGGGGTGGGAGCGTTCGACAAGGCCATGGAGCGCCTGCTTCCGGTGAGAGATAGGCTTCTGGAGAGGCTGGAGGACGCCACCCCTTGCCTGGGCATCTGCATAGGCATGCAGATCCTGTTCGAGTCCAGCCAAGAGGGGGGCTCGCCTGGATTGGGATTCTATAAGGGAAAGGTGGTCAGGCTCAAGGCGGAGCGGGTGCCGCACATGGGATGGAACTCGGTGCGGAGCGAGGACCGCATAATGGATGGCATCCCCTCTCCCTACTTCTACTTCGCGCATTCATATCACGGCATGCCTAGTGAGGACATTACCATAGGAAGCACGGACTACTTCGGCCAGGTGCCTACCCTATTCCTTAAGGGTAACACCTATGGTACGCAGTTCCACCCCGAAAAGTCCTCCCTCTCAGGCATGAGGTTCTTGCGCAACTTCGTTGATTTCGCGGAGGCTTGCCTATGA
- the hisF gene encoding imidazole glycerol phosphate synthase subunit HisF: MLTKRIIPCLDVKDGVTVKGVNFMNLQEVGDPPEMAAAYEAQGADEIVFLDISASAEGRKTLMHVVEKTAERLFIPLTVGGGIRSREDMRTALNAGADKVSINTIAVQRPEVIRECAEDFGSQCVVVAIDAKREGSSWKVYTHGGRKRTELDAIEWAVRAQELGAGEILLTSMDADGTKDGYDIPLTEKVAEAVDIPVIASGGCGSAEHIFQVLKCTKAEAALAASIFHYGELTVGQVKSYLRERGVRVR, from the coding sequence ATGCTGACCAAGCGCATCATACCCTGTTTGGATGTCAAGGACGGGGTGACGGTCAAAGGAGTCAACTTCATGAATCTGCAGGAGGTGGGCGACCCTCCCGAGATGGCCGCCGCCTATGAAGCCCAGGGAGCGGATGAGATAGTCTTCTTGGACATTTCGGCCTCGGCCGAAGGACGCAAGACCCTGATGCACGTGGTGGAGAAGACCGCCGAGCGCCTCTTCATCCCCCTGACGGTGGGAGGAGGGATACGCAGCCGGGAGGACATGCGCACCGCCCTAAATGCAGGGGCGGATAAAGTATCGATCAACACCATAGCCGTCCAGCGACCGGAGGTCATCAGGGAGTGCGCCGAGGACTTTGGCAGCCAATGCGTGGTGGTGGCCATCGATGCCAAGCGCGAGGGGTCTAGCTGGAAGGTCTACACCCACGGGGGCAGGAAGCGAACCGAGCTGGATGCCATCGAGTGGGCGGTGAGGGCGCAGGAGCTGGGGGCAGGGGAGATACTGCTCACGAGCATGGACGCTGACGGCACCAAGGATGGATATGACATCCCTTTGACGGAGAAGGTGGCGGAGGCCGTGGACATCCCCGTGATAGCCTCAGGGGGATGTGGCAGCGCCGAGCACATATTCCAAGTGCTCAAATGCACTAAGGCGGAGGCAGCTTTGGCCGCCTCCATATTCCACTATGGCGAGCTCACGGTGGGCCAGGTGAAGAGCTATTTGCGGGAGAGGGGAGTGAGGGTGAGATGA
- a CDS encoding histidinol phosphate phosphatase domain-containing protein, translating to MRIDLHTHTLLSDGELIPIELARRAAVKGHSALAVTDHASLSNLERLITEARRDVELASDYGLDLLVGVEITHVPARQIDRVVKEARRRGAEIIVIHGETVSEPVEKGTNLAAVSNPEVDILAHPGFITQEEAELAERNGVALEITARRSHNPTNGHVALMAMKAGAMMVINTDAHSPSDLIDQEGALMIARAAGLPEEEARKAVQITPKELVRRARS from the coding sequence ATGAGGATCGATCTCCACACCCACACCCTCCTCTCCGACGGAGAGCTCATCCCCATCGAATTGGCCAGGCGTGCGGCGGTGAAGGGACATAGCGCCCTAGCGGTAACCGACCATGCCTCCCTCTCCAATCTGGAGAGATTGATAACAGAAGCCCGGAGAGACGTGGAGCTGGCCTCGGATTATGGCCTGGACCTCCTAGTGGGGGTGGAGATAACGCATGTCCCGGCTAGGCAGATAGACAGGGTGGTCAAGGAAGCTAGGAGGAGGGGAGCGGAGATCATCGTCATACATGGCGAGACGGTAAGCGAGCCGGTGGAGAAGGGCACTAACCTGGCAGCCGTATCCAACCCAGAGGTGGACATATTGGCGCATCCCGGATTCATAACCCAGGAGGAGGCCGAATTGGCGGAGAGGAACGGGGTGGCCTTGGAGATCACCGCCCGGCGCTCACACAATCCCACCAACGGCCACGTGGCCCTCATGGCCATGAAAGCCGGAGCCATGATGGTGATAAACACCGACGCCCATTCCCCCTCCGACCTGATCGACCAGGAAGGGGCGCTCATGATAGCGCGCGCCGCCGGCCTGCCAGAAGAGGAGGCCAGGAAGGCGGTGCAAATCACACCGAAAGAATTGGTCAGGAGGGCAAGGTCATGA
- the hisC gene encoding histidinol-phosphate transaminase, with translation MRDIPLYYNPKVSGLRMDTSTNPLGANPAAREALRECMEMDLNQYPSPYSDALRSALGELYHLPPEDFVVGNGSDEALDIIFKSFVEPGESVVLPYPGYSLHSFFVKVNAGRPVFIDLTEDFQLDVDALNRAGGKVLLLCNPNNPTSNTFRNDDIEALIESVPERIVVVDEAYGEFAGKSFIPRVEDYENVIVTRTFSKAYALAGMRIGYAVSNPELAGVMQRVKIPYSLNRVSEAVAIKALKDQDFLRRSVEVVNQGRRQLEHGLTALGFHAFPSEANFILFRGDVDHRELVESLARKGVMIRDFGDRRRLENCVRTTIGTAWMNDLLLSKLEEVLRECQ, from the coding sequence GTGCGTGACATACCGCTTTACTACAATCCCAAGGTCTCCGGGCTGCGCATGGACACTTCCACCAATCCCTTAGGCGCCAACCCTGCGGCCAGGGAAGCGCTGCGCGAATGCATGGAGATGGACCTGAATCAATACCCTTCGCCCTATTCCGACGCCCTGAGGTCGGCTTTGGGGGAGCTTTACCATCTCCCGCCTGAGGACTTCGTGGTGGGCAATGGCTCGGATGAGGCCCTGGACATAATATTCAAGAGCTTTGTGGAGCCAGGAGAGAGCGTGGTGCTCCCCTACCCTGGCTATTCCTTACATTCATTCTTCGTCAAGGTGAACGCGGGCAGACCTGTATTCATTGATCTAACAGAGGACTTCCAATTGGATGTGGATGCTCTGAACCGCGCGGGAGGCAAAGTGCTGTTGCTCTGCAACCCTAACAATCCCACTTCGAACACCTTCCGCAATGATGACATAGAAGCTCTCATCGAGAGCGTGCCGGAGAGGATAGTGGTGGTGGATGAAGCCTATGGTGAATTCGCCGGCAAATCCTTCATACCTCGAGTGGAGGATTACGAGAACGTCATAGTCACCCGCACCTTCTCCAAGGCATATGCCTTGGCGGGCATGCGCATAGGATACGCCGTTTCCAACCCCGAGTTGGCGGGAGTGATGCAGCGAGTCAAGATACCTTATTCCTTGAATCGCGTCTCCGAGGCCGTGGCCATCAAGGCATTGAAGGACCAGGATTTCCTGAGGCGCAGCGTGGAGGTGGTGAACCAAGGGAGAAGGCAGCTGGAACATGGATTGACCGCTCTCGGCTTCCACGCCTTCCCCAGTGAGGCCAATTTCATCCTCTTCCGAGGGGATGTCGACCACCGGGAGCTGGTGGAATCGCTAGCCAGGAAAGGCGTCATGATCCGCGACTTCGGGGACAGGAGGAGATTGGAAAACTGCGTGCGCACCACCATCGGCACCGCATGGATGAACGATCTGCTGCTCAGCAAGCTGGAGGAGGTGTTGCGCGAATGCCAGTGA
- the hisIE gene encoding bifunctional phosphoribosyl-AMP cyclohydrolase/phosphoribosyl-ATP diphosphatase HisIE: protein MTELKFDEKGLIPVIVQDALTSEVLMMAYANREAYEKMLQTGRTHFYSRSRGKLWMKGETSGHVQDIVSMQVDCDRDCLLVRVRQTGVACHLQRPSCFQDLVYGELEGTSAIIPELQRVIKERKESPKEGSYTNSLLANEDKMLKKVVEEAAEVALACKSQDQEAQHREVADLIYHLMVVLEGKGVDMEGVYRVLWQRRK from the coding sequence ATGACGGAGCTCAAGTTCGATGAGAAGGGACTCATACCCGTCATAGTCCAGGATGCCCTGACCTCAGAGGTCCTGATGATGGCCTACGCCAATCGCGAGGCCTACGAGAAGATGCTGCAGACCGGACGCACTCATTTCTATTCTCGCTCCCGGGGAAAGCTGTGGATGAAGGGAGAGACCTCAGGACATGTGCAGGACATAGTTTCCATGCAGGTCGATTGCGACCGCGACTGCTTGCTGGTGCGCGTGAGACAGACGGGTGTGGCGTGCCATTTGCAGCGCCCTAGCTGCTTCCAGGATCTGGTATACGGCGAGCTGGAGGGCACTTCCGCCATAATCCCCGAGCTGCAGAGGGTAATAAAGGAGAGGAAGGAAAGTCCGAAGGAGGGCAGCTACACCAACTCCTTACTCGCCAACGAGGACAAGATGCTCAAGAAGGTGGTAGAGGAAGCAGCGGAGGTGGCCTTGGCCTGCAAGTCGCAGGACCAAGAGGCGCAGCACCGGGAGGTGGCGGACCTCATATATCATCTGATGGTGGTGTTGGAGGGAAAGGGTGTGGATATGGAAGGGGTGTACCGCGTGTTGTGGCAGAGGAGGAAGTGA
- a CDS encoding imidazoleglycerol-phosphate dehydratase, whose amino-acid sequence MKRESIVERKTRETEIRIELNIDGKGKAEVELEDQFLRHMLESLAKYASWDLRVKGKGDNEHHLLEDVAIVLGMALKESIGEGPIERIASATVPMDDALITVALDLIDRPYVDIECPNALYHHFLRSLAMSSGMTLHVVRIRGFDEHHLVEASVKALGLALRSALRPRDRLLSTKSQPKVRRS is encoded by the coding sequence ATGAAGCGCGAGTCCATTGTGGAGCGCAAGACCAGGGAAACCGAGATAAGAATCGAGCTCAACATAGATGGGAAGGGCAAGGCCGAGGTAGAGCTAGAGGACCAGTTCCTACGCCACATGCTGGAGTCCCTGGCCAAGTACGCCTCTTGGGATCTTAGGGTGAAAGGGAAGGGGGACAACGAGCATCATCTCCTGGAGGATGTGGCCATAGTATTGGGCATGGCCCTGAAGGAGTCCATAGGAGAAGGACCGATAGAGCGCATAGCCTCGGCTACCGTCCCCATGGATGACGCTTTGATCACCGTGGCCTTGGATCTGATCGACAGACCCTATGTGGATATCGAATGCCCCAATGCCTTATACCATCATTTCCTGCGCTCATTGGCCATGTCCTCGGGGATGACCTTGCACGTGGTCAGGATACGGGGGTTCGACGAGCACCACCTGGTAGAGGCGAGCGTGAAGGCCCTAGGCTTGGCGCTGAGGAGCGCATTGAGGCCCAGGGATCGCTTGCTTTCCACCAAATCCCAGCCCAAAGTGAGGAGGAGCTGA
- the hisG gene encoding ATP phosphoribosyltransferase, translating to MTLRLAVPNKGRLSERSVQILRQAGLEIEDSEERKLFANVKARDVAVMFVRASDIVSFVAKGAVDVGITGKDLVLEAGLDVKTVYDLNFGHCRLSVAAPESSGIEKVEDIKDGSVVATSFPSMTRKYFEKQGKKVEITTISGAAEVTPHIGVADLIVDLVSSGSTLKVNHLKEVAVIARSNAVVIVNPESYQRKRDEIEELVSAIESVENAANKKYLMADVPVKSLEAVRKYFPGIAGPTVMNIAGRDDVVAVHVVIDKDKAYEAITRLKRLGATGILIVPIDRMVP from the coding sequence TTGACGCTGCGATTGGCCGTGCCGAATAAGGGAAGGCTGAGCGAACGCTCGGTGCAGATTCTGAGGCAGGCAGGCCTGGAGATCGAGGACTCGGAGGAACGGAAGCTCTTCGCCAACGTCAAGGCGCGAGACGTGGCGGTGATGTTTGTGCGCGCCTCTGACATCGTGAGCTTCGTGGCCAAGGGAGCGGTGGATGTGGGGATCACAGGCAAGGACCTTGTACTCGAAGCTGGATTGGATGTCAAGACCGTGTATGACCTCAACTTTGGGCATTGTAGGCTCTCCGTCGCCGCACCTGAATCCTCAGGGATAGAAAAAGTGGAGGACATAAAGGACGGCTCGGTGGTCGCCACCTCCTTCCCTAGCATGACGCGCAAATACTTTGAGAAGCAAGGGAAGAAGGTGGAGATAACCACCATATCGGGTGCAGCGGAGGTAACTCCTCACATTGGAGTGGCCGACCTCATCGTGGACCTGGTATCCTCGGGCTCGACCCTGAAGGTCAATCACTTGAAGGAGGTGGCGGTGATCGCGCGCTCCAACGCCGTGGTCATAGTCAACCCGGAATCTTACCAGAGGAAGAGGGATGAGATCGAGGAGCTGGTCTCGGCCATAGAGAGCGTGGAGAACGCGGCCAACAAGAAGTACCTCATGGCGGACGTGCCGGTGAAATCATTGGAAGCGGTGCGCAAGTACTTCCCTGGGATAGCGGGCCCCACGGTGATGAACATCGCCGGGCGGGATGATGTGGTGGCGGTGCACGTGGTCATAGACAAGGACAAGGCCTATGAGGCTATCACCCGACTGAAAAGGCTAGGGGCTACAGGAATACTCATCGTCCCTATAGATCGCATGGTCCCCTGA
- a CDS encoding aspartate kinase, whose translation MKVMKFGGSSLKSGEAMKRVCRIIAADEELKVVVVSALSGVTEELIQFMGQLRKEDEIEAFIKGMEEKHISLLRDSVSSETIRKEACAKIKDKLTRLERALYGFVYLEELTPRTKDIIQSLGERLSVVLVAATLQDMGVKAVAIDADELGIITDGVYGGASALLDATAKNICPRIRHMFDRGETPVVTGFFGRTPEGHVTIFGRNGSDYSAAVIANALNADSLEIWKDVDGFMSVDPKIVKEAVPLDTLSYDEAAELSYFGAQVLHPRTVEPARMKNITIYVKNVFKPELRGTAIKPSGVQKAQGIKSISFMKNMAIIKIYGAGAGYKTGVISEISSKLTEADVNIYSAATSQTCVAFLISKNDLAMAQKALEASKRGVIERIETVDDIALLCVVGEGLGYEKGIAARVFTAVAREGVSVNMISAGASLVAYHFTVDRKDLERTTRAIHKEFFGG comes from the coding sequence ATGAAGGTGATGAAGTTCGGAGGGTCTTCGCTCAAAAGCGGAGAGGCCATGAAGCGGGTGTGCCGCATCATAGCCGCGGACGAGGAGCTGAAGGTGGTGGTGGTGTCCGCCCTGTCCGGGGTGACGGAGGAGCTCATTCAATTCATGGGGCAGCTGCGCAAGGAGGACGAGATCGAGGCCTTCATAAAAGGGATGGAAGAAAAGCACATCTCTCTTCTTAGGGACAGCGTCTCATCGGAAACGATAAGAAAGGAGGCCTGCGCCAAGATCAAGGACAAGCTCACCCGCCTAGAGCGGGCGCTGTACGGCTTCGTCTATCTGGAAGAGCTGACGCCTAGGACCAAGGATATAATCCAATCATTGGGAGAGAGACTTTCCGTGGTTTTGGTGGCCGCGACCTTGCAGGACATGGGAGTTAAGGCGGTGGCCATCGATGCCGACGAGCTGGGCATAATCACTGACGGTGTATATGGAGGAGCGAGCGCGTTGCTCGATGCCACGGCCAAGAACATCTGCCCCCGCATCCGCCACATGTTCGACAGGGGCGAGACCCCTGTGGTCACGGGGTTCTTCGGCCGTACTCCCGAGGGACATGTGACCATCTTCGGACGCAACGGCTCCGATTACTCTGCAGCGGTTATCGCCAACGCCCTGAACGCCGATTCTTTGGAGATATGGAAGGATGTCGACGGCTTCATGTCCGTGGACCCTAAGATCGTAAAAGAGGCGGTGCCTTTGGACACTTTGTCCTACGACGAGGCCGCCGAGCTATCCTACTTTGGGGCACAGGTATTGCATCCCCGCACGGTGGAACCGGCGCGCATGAAGAACATAACCATCTATGTCAAGAACGTCTTCAAGCCTGAACTGAGAGGCACGGCCATCAAGCCCTCGGGGGTGCAGAAGGCCCAGGGCATAAAGTCCATTTCCTTCATGAAGAACATGGCCATCATCAAGATCTACGGTGCAGGAGCGGGCTATAAGACAGGCGTCATCTCGGAGATATCCAGCAAGCTCACCGAGGCGGACGTTAACATCTATTCCGCCGCCACCTCTCAGACCTGTGTGGCCTTCCTCATCTCCAAGAACGACCTGGCCATGGCGCAAAAGGCGCTGGAGGCCTCGAAAAGAGGGGTGATAGAGAGGATAGAGACGGTGGACGACATCGCCCTCTTGTGCGTAGTAGGAGAGGGGTTGGGGTACGAGAAAGGCATCGCGGCTCGCGTCTTCACCGCCGTGGCCCGGGAAGGCGTGAGCGTGAACATGATCTCTGCTGGTGCCTCGCTGGTGGCGTACCATTTCACCGTAGACCGGAAGGACCTGGAAAGGACCACGAGGGCGATCCACAAGGAGTTCTTCGGGGGGTGA
- a CDS encoding 1-(5-phosphoribosyl)-5-[(5-phosphoribosylamino)methylideneamino] imidazole-4-carboxamide isomerase: protein MMVLPAVDILEGRVVQLVGGKPGTEQIVLPDPVEVALDWERKGAPMIHVIDLDGAFGKGGNPHIIRKMLQSLRIPMQIGGGVRSTAIVDQYLEWGAARVIVGTRAISDPNWLREIAQRHPGKIVLALDVAKGQLQVKGWQESARIALEQIFELIRPLPLAAVLHTDVDVEGRAQGINAKEVRSFVERCPHKVIASGGIKDLDDIKALESLGVGAAVAGIALYTKRIDPADIWRRGR, encoded by the coding sequence ATGATGGTGCTTCCCGCGGTTGATATATTAGAGGGGAGGGTGGTCCAGCTGGTGGGAGGCAAGCCCGGCACGGAGCAGATCGTGCTGCCCGATCCAGTGGAGGTGGCCCTGGATTGGGAAAGGAAGGGCGCGCCCATGATCCATGTGATAGACCTAGATGGCGCATTCGGCAAGGGTGGCAATCCCCATATCATAAGAAAGATGCTTCAGTCCCTGAGGATACCGATGCAGATCGGAGGGGGAGTGCGCTCCACCGCCATCGTGGACCAGTACCTCGAATGGGGAGCGGCCAGAGTGATAGTGGGGACCAGGGCCATCTCGGACCCCAATTGGCTGCGGGAGATCGCCCAACGCCACCCAGGGAAGATCGTGCTAGCTTTGGACGTGGCCAAAGGGCAGTTGCAGGTCAAGGGATGGCAGGAATCCGCGCGAATCGCCCTGGAGCAGATATTCGAGCTTATTCGCCCGCTTCCTCTGGCAGCGGTGCTGCACACCGATGTGGACGTGGAGGGGAGGGCACAAGGAATAAATGCCAAGGAGGTGCGTAGCTTCGTGGAGCGCTGCCCGCACAAGGTGATCGCCTCGGGGGGCATAAAGGACCTGGATGACATCAAGGCTTTGGAGTCTCTGGGAGTGGGGGCGGCCGTGGCCGGCATCGCTCTCTATACCAAGCGGATCGATCCCGCGGATATCTGGAGGAGAGGAAGATGA
- a CDS encoding winged helix-turn-helix domain-containing protein: MQALETSSLLTEEYSIKVLVATMGLPKSVNELSEKLGIPIAACYRRIRSLEKAGLLYCVDRGLTQKGKRVSLYKAKIKNGMILLEKNKVRVKLDMIDGSVESYDYDALTSSPSKESEKPIGTRCD, from the coding sequence ATGCAAGCTTTGGAAACTTCAAGTCTGCTGACCGAGGAATACTCCATCAAGGTACTGGTGGCGACCATGGGACTCCCCAAGAGCGTCAACGAGCTGAGTGAGAAGCTGGGGATACCCATAGCGGCGTGCTACCGGAGGATCCGCTCGTTGGAAAAGGCGGGACTTCTATATTGCGTGGACCGGGGGCTGACGCAGAAGGGCAAGCGCGTGAGCCTCTATAAGGCGAAGATCAAGAATGGCATGATACTGCTGGAGAAGAACAAGGTGCGGGTCAAGCTGGATATGATCGATGGCAGCGTGGAGAGCTACGATTACGATGCCTTGACCTCTTCACCCTCGAAAGAAAGCGAGAAGCCGATAGGAACCAGGTGCGATTGA